AGCGTCAGGTCGGCAACGCATTCCTTCAAGGCGCTGGCCTCGCGACGCAGATCCTTCACCTCATCGGTCGTGGCGGCACGGGCAGTGTCACCGGCCAGGCGGCGCTTACCGGCCTCCATGAATTCCTTCGACCAGACATAATACAGGCTCTGGGCGATGCCTTCCTTGCGGCACAGCTCGGCGATGCTGTCCTCGCCGCGCAGGCCTTCCAGCACGATCCGGATCTTGTCTTCCGCCGAGAAGTGCCGACGCGTCGCGCGTCGGATGTCCTTCACCACCTGCTCCGCAGGCTTCTTTGCATTGGAGGATTTGGGTCTCATCTTCGTTCCTTCGTCACTACGACGAGACCCAAATCCTCCTTAAATCACAACCTCAAATCTGGGCCATAGGTGCTGACGGGGAACA
The window above is part of the bacterium genome. Proteins encoded here:
- a CDS encoding type VI secretion protein; this encodes MHWRIWVSSSFLRHYDETQILLKSQPQIWAIGADGE